A stretch of the Maridesulfovibrio bastinii DSM 16055 genome encodes the following:
- a CDS encoding tetratricopeptide repeat-containing diguanylate cyclase — MNKDSLFEDNVTLSRQDLIYYEHALKDAVSEFLPYESYSLYFPKPTGDTSSSLKAKYLRDSRELMLPLVLRGAELGYFIARGVDIESPESTGFYLQALASAALEKLLLYKSSITDSLTGLLTREQFLKKVVKELDLIQNCLMPAPGGCKDPGIPTFSGSLGVILVDLDNFQRINDRYGFQFGNSIISRVAAKLRELAPHPVICSRYLDDKFALMLPDGRPRTCADLAERLREAVESIPVSDDVTGDIIKISASVGYANYPQSLSGAHFKTSAYEQSRIIMRKAEKAVSTAKDMGRNQVFAYSDILKKGGKVLEVLPLQRLALSIGHSVDAREGSRFLVWAPEFHSGYQGRITEDERISGSYPTMYKAEVVLIEVQNDVAFAEILHLSDPAWPVVSGDRLTLLEEKNSFFDTQAGPESGKSPQKDMVTGLYSYRDFIGRYSRLRQNEDLFSIAVFRLSGSPGEQGGNFQKFNDALVQKVASRAETFFPENVTGGRYSLNSLIYYFPSTESDNVMGLALRLVRECAEDFAIDLSSGVAGYPFLNFSRSEVLDNCRKALDHAMMLAEPKVAQFDSVSLNISADRLYVDGDIYAAVEEFKAALLADPDNILARNSLGICYAQIGRPEQAARMFEEVLDITPNNIMALYNLGWACHMIGEMDKARCSYEKCLELDPDNVFSLVRLGLLAEHDSDFEKAKEYYLRASVLKGGDSLTMRHLARLAYNAGEADKTREYLHLALNANHNDAASMNLLARLYLDNGEDPQVAEVLARQSSALKPGNNRYWKTLSDALEAQGKIEEAAEVLSRLAG, encoded by the coding sequence ATGAACAAGGATAGCCTTTTTGAAGATAATGTGACCCTGAGCAGGCAGGATCTCATATACTATGAGCATGCCCTTAAAGACGCTGTAAGCGAGTTTCTTCCCTATGAATCATACAGTCTGTATTTTCCGAAGCCAACCGGTGATACTTCCTCGTCTCTGAAGGCTAAATACCTTCGTGACAGCAGGGAGCTTATGCTTCCGCTGGTTTTAAGAGGCGCAGAGCTCGGGTATTTCATCGCCCGTGGTGTGGATATAGAATCACCGGAATCAACCGGTTTCTATCTTCAGGCTCTGGCTTCAGCCGCTCTGGAAAAACTGCTGCTATATAAATCTTCGATTACCGATTCACTGACAGGGCTGCTGACCCGGGAGCAGTTTCTTAAAAAGGTAGTTAAGGAACTGGACCTTATACAAAACTGCCTTATGCCCGCTCCAGGCGGATGTAAAGACCCCGGCATACCTACTTTCAGTGGTTCTCTTGGGGTTATTCTTGTCGATCTTGATAATTTTCAGCGGATTAACGATCGCTATGGGTTCCAGTTCGGAAATTCAATTATAAGCCGGGTGGCTGCAAAACTTCGTGAGCTTGCTCCGCACCCTGTTATCTGCTCCCGCTATCTTGATGATAAATTCGCTTTAATGCTTCCTGACGGCAGACCCCGCACATGTGCCGATCTTGCGGAGCGTCTCAGGGAAGCTGTTGAAAGTATTCCGGTCTCGGATGATGTTACCGGTGATATTATAAAAATTTCTGCCAGTGTCGGGTATGCCAATTATCCTCAGAGCCTATCTGGTGCTCATTTTAAAACCTCCGCTTATGAGCAGAGCCGGATCATAATGCGCAAGGCTGAAAAAGCTGTATCCACCGCTAAGGATATGGGGCGCAATCAGGTTTTTGCCTATTCAGATATCCTTAAAAAAGGCGGCAAGGTTCTCGAAGTTCTGCCGCTGCAACGGCTGGCTTTAAGCATTGGTCACAGTGTTGATGCCCGTGAAGGTTCACGGTTTCTTGTCTGGGCTCCTGAATTTCATTCCGGATATCAGGGACGTATTACCGAAGATGAAAGAATCTCCGGTTCCTACCCGACAATGTATAAAGCTGAAGTTGTACTCATTGAGGTTCAAAATGATGTGGCTTTTGCTGAAATTCTGCATTTGAGCGATCCTGCATGGCCTGTTGTTTCAGGAGACAGGCTTACTCTTCTCGAAGAAAAGAACAGCTTTTTTGATACTCAGGCCGGTCCTGAAAGCGGAAAATCTCCGCAGAAGGATATGGTTACCGGACTGTACAGCTATCGTGATTTTATCGGCCGTTACAGCAGACTCAGACAAAATGAAGATCTTTTTTCCATTGCCGTTTTCAGGCTTTCCGGCAGTCCCGGAGAGCAGGGCGGAAATTTTCAAAAGTTCAACGATGCGCTGGTTCAAAAAGTTGCATCCAGAGCAGAAACTTTCTTCCCCGAAAATGTTACGGGCGGTCGTTATAGTTTAAACAGCCTCATATATTACTTTCCCTCAACTGAAAGTGATAATGTGATGGGCTTGGCCTTAAGGCTTGTCCGGGAATGTGCGGAAGATTTTGCAATTGATCTATCTTCCGGTGTTGCCGGTTATCCTTTTCTTAATTTTTCACGCAGCGAGGTTCTGGATAACTGCCGTAAAGCTTTGGATCATGCCATGATGCTTGCAGAGCCTAAAGTTGCCCAGTTCGACTCTGTTTCTTTAAATATTTCCGCTGACCGCCTTTATGTGGATGGTGATATTTACGCTGCTGTAGAGGAGTTCAAAGCAGCCCTTCTTGCCGATCCTGATAACATTCTTGCCAGAAATTCTCTGGGAATATGTTATGCCCAGATCGGGCGGCCTGAACAAGCAGCCAGAATGTTTGAGGAGGTTCTTGATATCACTCCGAATAATATTATGGCTCTTTATAATCTCGGTTGGGCCTGCCACATGATTGGCGAAATGGACAAAGCCAGATGCTCATACGAAAAGTGTCTTGAGCTTGATCCTGACAATGTTTTCAGCCTTGTCAGGCTCGGACTTCTTGCTGAGCATGATTCTGATTTTGAAAAAGCAAAGGAATATTATTTGAGGGCTTCAGTTCTTAAGGGCGGTGATTCTCTTACAATGCGCCATCTGGCAAGGCTGGCCTATAATGCCGGTGAAGCCGACAAGACCAGAGAATATCTGCATCTAGCTCTTAATGCCAACCATAATGATGCCGCGTCCATGAATCTTCTGGCCAGACTTTATCTTGATAATGGTGAGGACCCTCAGGTTGCAGAGGTTCTTGCAAGACAGAGTTCCGCGCTTAAACCGGGCAACAACAGATATTGGAAAACTCTTTCTGACGCCCTTGAGGCTCAGGGAAAAATTGAGGAAGCTGCTGAAGTCCTGTCGAGACTGGCAGGGTAG
- the panC gene encoding pantoate--beta-alanine ligase has protein sequence MEIIKNPEELQKRALEIRAQGKTIALVPTMGYFHNGHLSLMQTARPKADVLICSLFVNPTQFGPNEDLESYPHDLDRDAALAEKNGVDILFAPDPAKMYHENHSTWVSVPDLTQNLCGASRPIHFRGVATVVTKLFMLAQPNVAVFGQKDWQQLAMIKRMVRDLDIPIDIVSQPIVREESGLALSSRNVYLKEDELAQAPNIRKGLLRLKQQVDDGIVDCEVLKENLKEFYNSEIPLGTIDYIEIVHPDDITPLKKINGPALCAVAVKLISARLIDNILV, from the coding sequence ATGGAAATCATAAAAAATCCTGAAGAGTTACAAAAAAGAGCGCTGGAAATACGCGCTCAGGGTAAAACCATAGCACTGGTTCCGACCATGGGCTACTTTCACAATGGACATTTAAGCCTGATGCAAACAGCCAGGCCAAAAGCTGATGTCCTGATCTGCTCCCTTTTTGTTAATCCGACACAGTTCGGTCCGAATGAAGATCTGGAAAGTTATCCTCACGACCTTGACCGGGATGCTGCTCTGGCTGAAAAAAACGGGGTCGACATCCTTTTCGCACCGGACCCGGCAAAAATGTATCATGAAAATCACAGCACCTGGGTTTCCGTTCCAGACCTGACCCAGAATCTCTGCGGAGCATCAAGACCCATACATTTCAGAGGAGTTGCAACGGTTGTAACCAAACTCTTTATGCTGGCCCAGCCTAATGTTGCAGTTTTCGGCCAAAAAGACTGGCAGCAGCTGGCAATGATAAAAAGAATGGTCCGTGACCTTGATATTCCTATTGATATTGTTTCTCAACCTATTGTAAGAGAAGAAAGCGGTCTGGCTCTCAGCTCTCGAAATGTTTACTTGAAAGAAGATGAACTGGCTCAGGCTCCCAATATACGCAAGGGTCTGCTGAGATTGAAACAGCAGGTGGATGACGGCATTGTCGATTGTGAAGTACTCAAGGAAAATTTAAAAGAGTTCTACAACTCGGAAATCCCGCTGGGAACAATTGATTATATTGAGATTGTTCATCCAGACGACATCACTCCGCTTAAAAAAATTAATGGCCCGGCACTCTGTGCTGTTGCTGTTAAATTGATTTCAGCAAGACTTATAGACAATATTCTCGTTTAA
- a CDS encoding chemotaxis protein CheW — MKNQDFVLFRIGDFHLALPTSVVRSVERSVLVAALPDAPDPVMGVVNYAGETVPVINLRRKMGLPSHEVDLNDQFIFTSRGELPLALVVDEVSEVITLSEFEIKGSKSFWPGLTLVDSVSGHDGKIIYIQSVDGFLSEDQVFNLVEAMETAGIKETGA; from the coding sequence ATGAAGAATCAGGATTTTGTTTTGTTTAGGATTGGGGATTTCCATCTCGCCCTGCCTACTTCCGTGGTGCGTTCAGTTGAAAGATCCGTTCTGGTTGCCGCTTTGCCCGACGCTCCTGATCCGGTTATGGGAGTCGTCAACTATGCTGGTGAGACTGTACCTGTAATAAATCTGCGCCGTAAAATGGGGCTTCCTTCACACGAAGTGGATTTGAATGATCAATTTATTTTTACATCACGCGGAGAGCTTCCACTGGCTCTTGTTGTCGATGAAGTTTCAGAGGTCATAACCCTTTCCGAATTTGAAATTAAAGGTTCAAAGTCATTCTGGCCGGGGCTTACTCTTGTTGATTCCGTGTCGGGACACGATGGTAAAATAATATATATTCAGAGTGTTGATGGATTTTTAAGCGAAGATCAGGTCTTCAATCTGGTGGAAGCTATGGAAACAGCTGGTATCAAGGAAACCGGAGCCTGA
- a CDS encoding lytic transglycosylase domain-containing protein codes for MGRYLIPIYLILSGLLFFHAFIPLIVFEKEPEIPVFRESIQNRFRLGKRDLVPIPSLFSQVADEFDLPMELLHAVASHESHYKPWAVNISGRSYYPATRKRALEIIKKSGARSYDIGLMQVNSFWIEKFGLDVADAIIPDENLRLGAWILRYCFKRYGNNWKAVGAYHTGSPANLPEKAEVYARQIYKKYLIMKNKR; via the coding sequence ATGGGTAGATATCTTATACCAATATATCTGATTCTTTCAGGGCTTTTATTTTTTCATGCTTTCATTCCGCTGATTGTTTTTGAGAAAGAACCTGAGATTCCGGTCTTTCGGGAAAGCATTCAAAACAGGTTCAGACTTGGAAAAAGGGATCTGGTCCCTATTCCTTCTTTGTTCAGTCAGGTTGCTGATGAATTTGATTTACCCATGGAGCTTCTGCACGCTGTTGCCAGCCATGAGAGCCATTACAAACCGTGGGCCGTTAATATTTCCGGCAGGAGCTACTATCCCGCTACACGCAAAAGAGCCCTCGAAATAATTAAAAAATCAGGTGCAAGAAGTTACGATATTGGTTTGATGCAGGTAAATTCATTCTGGATTGAAAAGTTCGGTCTTGATGTTGCCGATGCCATAATTCCTGATGAAAATTTACGGCTTGGAGCATGGATACTCAGATATTGTTTCAAACGCTATGGAAACAACTGGAAAGCTGTCGGAGCCTACCATACCGGATCTCCGGCAAATCTTCCTGAGAAAGCGGAAGTATACGCACGGCAAATCTATAAAAAGTATCTGATAATGAAAAATAAAAGATGA
- a CDS encoding phosphatase PAP2 family protein: MYSFFRRYPEALHWIFASAPLLLVLLICFFSFGSENELISFCRMHSAAHPDLKNFAGLVTNWGNAVFYPVYLYFLISGIRQKKKSRIKFALVFLIVQLVVSLLLVRITKIAIGKPRPYEGGLFEPMTHKGAYHSMPSGHTSEIYGASMPLVFRYRAFLLTAALGIFAALVALSRIYLTRHYPSDVFCGWIMGSFAGFSIHLLTKED; encoded by the coding sequence ATGTATTCTTTTTTCAGACGTTATCCTGAAGCGCTCCATTGGATATTTGCTTCAGCTCCGCTTCTGCTTGTTCTGCTAATCTGCTTTTTTTCATTCGGATCAGAAAATGAACTTATTTCCTTTTGCAGGATGCACAGCGCAGCTCATCCTGACCTTAAAAATTTCGCAGGACTGGTAACCAATTGGGGTAATGCTGTATTCTACCCTGTTTATCTGTACTTTTTAATTTCAGGAATCAGGCAGAAAAAGAAATCACGCATTAAGTTCGCGCTGGTATTCCTGATAGTACAGCTTGTTGTAAGCCTGCTGCTGGTTCGCATTACCAAAATAGCCATAGGCAAACCACGCCCCTATGAAGGCGGGTTGTTCGAGCCTATGACCCATAAGGGTGCCTACCATTCCATGCCTTCCGGGCATACCAGTGAAATATACGGAGCCAGCATGCCTCTGGTTTTCCGCTACCGGGCATTCCTGCTGACCGCAGCCCTTGGAATTTTTGCCGCTCTTGTCGCTTTAAGCAGGATATACCTGACAAGGCACTACCCGAGTGATGTCTTCTGCGGCTGGATAATGGGTAGTTTTGCCGGATTTTCAATTCATCTACTGACTAAAGAGGATTAA
- a CDS encoding CheR family methyltransferase produces the protein MKLLNEQQLLKFADIIKDKFGLEFTPERCEDLNRVMSSFISEASPEEPVSGFIERCLRGGLTEREREILIDHLTIGETYFFREPRALKVIEQHILKPLSGKGSGRDGAVRIWSAACTSGEEPYTFAMMGDKLGIPMEIVATDLDSRALMRARKAVYRKWSFRNEQALALKERYFETIGENSFKLSSEIATRVNFMKLNLVKGMIPASMDSFDLILCRNVLMYFCNSVVGSVLNKMHKALAEQGHFVSTASESCLILEHGNFHCKNIDGLLLFSKHADSNDITFSACEAIDKSSMYGAESNSLSIDESLVYEEYASGYTIDDNSTISGNTVAVDSYSDSGSIDHQYSDSVSDLESDSTAVVESDHAVSELLLKGRELLNSGDCEAAREICMKILEVDHITPEAYYLLGEINFKDRNTDEALKFFRKTLYADSGIVMADVMLGNIYLDRGDLRSASVHFRSALRNLCGCEKDDIIKYSGDLTAGRLAEMIEKLATVCEDRQQRNRITL, from the coding sequence ATGAAGTTATTAAATGAACAGCAGCTTTTAAAATTTGCAGATATTATTAAGGATAAGTTCGGTCTGGAATTTACCCCGGAACGCTGTGAGGACCTCAACCGGGTTATGAGCAGTTTTATCAGTGAAGCTTCACCCGAAGAACCTGTTTCAGGATTTATAGAAAGATGTCTTCGCGGCGGACTTACTGAGCGGGAACGTGAAATATTAATTGATCATCTGACTATCGGCGAGACTTATTTTTTCAGAGAACCGAGAGCGTTAAAAGTCATTGAACAGCATATCCTCAAACCTCTGTCTGGAAAAGGCAGCGGCAGGGATGGTGCTGTAAGAATCTGGAGTGCTGCCTGCACATCAGGTGAAGAGCCATATACTTTTGCAATGATGGGAGACAAGCTTGGTATCCCTATGGAGATTGTTGCTACAGATCTTGATTCCAGAGCTCTTATGCGAGCCAGAAAAGCGGTCTATAGAAAATGGTCTTTTCGTAATGAGCAGGCCCTTGCTCTGAAAGAGCGCTACTTTGAGACGATCGGTGAAAATTCTTTTAAATTGAGTTCTGAAATTGCTACACGGGTTAATTTCATGAAACTTAATCTGGTCAAAGGGATGATTCCTGCTTCCATGGATAGTTTTGACCTGATTCTCTGCCGTAATGTGCTGATGTATTTCTGCAACAGTGTTGTCGGCAGTGTACTTAATAAAATGCATAAGGCCTTAGCAGAGCAGGGTCATTTTGTTTCTACAGCAAGTGAATCATGTCTTATACTTGAACATGGTAATTTCCATTGCAAAAACATCGATGGACTCCTTTTGTTTTCAAAACATGCTGATAGTAACGACATTACATTTTCAGCATGCGAAGCAATAGATAAGTCCAGCATGTATGGAGCTGAAAGCAATTCTTTGAGCATAGACGAAAGTTTAGTTTATGAAGAATATGCTTCCGGATATACAATAGATGATAACAGCACTATCTCCGGGAATACTGTAGCTGTTGACAGTTATTCAGATTCAGGTTCAATAGATCATCAATATTCTGATTCTGTGTCAGATTTGGAATCTGATAGTACTGCTGTTGTCGAAAGCGACCATGCTGTAAGTGAGTTGCTTTTGAAGGGGCGTGAACTCCTCAATTCCGGAGATTGTGAAGCCGCAAGAGAAATATGCATGAAAATTTTGGAAGTGGACCATATCACTCCTGAAGCCTATTATCTGCTTGGAGAAATAAATTTTAAAGACCGGAATACTGATGAAGCTTTAAAGTTTTTTCGCAAGACACTTTATGCAGATTCAGGAATTGTGATGGCTGACGTAATGCTTGGTAATATCTACCTTGACCGTGGAGACCTGCGGTCAGCTTCAGTCCATTTCAGGTCTGCTCTCAGAAATTTATGCGGTTGTGAAAAAGATGATATCATAAAATATTCCGGCGATCTTACCGCAGGACGGCTTGCCGAAATGATAGAAAAGCTGGCCACGGTCTGTGAAGATCGTCAGCAGCGCAACAGGATTACACTGTGA
- the metK gene encoding methionine adenosyltransferase, whose protein sequence is MICSKGKYFFTSESVTEGHPDKVADQISDAILDTLLEQDPNSRVACETLVTTGMAFIAGEISTSGYADLPAIVRDTIREIGYVNSDMGFDADTCAVLSSIDKQSVDIAQGVDRESPESQGAGDQGMMFGFACNETDTLMPAPIYWSHKLSRRLTEVRKNGVLNFLRPDGKTEVSFEYFDGKPVRIADVVIAAQHDEEIGHQDLYDAIKKEVVLATLPAEMIDDKTKIYINTTGRFVIGGPMGDCGLTGRKIIQDTYGGMGNHGGGAFSGKDPSKVDRSGAYMTRYIAKNIVAAGLAERAEVQVAYAIGVAEPVSVLATSHGTGQVDDETLTKAVKEVFDMRPWYISERLDLRRPIYKPSACYGHFGRNNPDFTWEKTDAVDDLRTACKI, encoded by the coding sequence ATGATCTGCAGCAAAGGCAAGTACTTTTTCACCTCTGAATCAGTAACTGAAGGCCACCCCGATAAAGTGGCCGACCAGATTTCAGATGCTATTCTCGACACCCTGCTTGAGCAGGACCCTAACTCAAGGGTAGCATGCGAAACACTCGTTACCACCGGTATGGCTTTTATTGCCGGTGAAATCAGCACCAGCGGTTATGCCGATCTTCCGGCTATCGTTCGTGATACAATCCGCGAAATCGGATATGTAAATTCTGATATGGGCTTTGACGCTGACACATGCGCAGTGCTCTCTTCCATCGACAAACAGTCCGTCGACATTGCTCAGGGTGTAGACCGTGAGTCCCCTGAGAGTCAGGGTGCCGGAGACCAGGGAATGATGTTCGGTTTTGCATGCAATGAAACCGACACTCTCATGCCTGCTCCTATTTACTGGTCCCACAAACTTTCCCGCAGATTGACAGAAGTCCGCAAAAACGGAGTTCTCAATTTCCTGCGTCCCGACGGAAAAACAGAAGTTTCTTTCGAATACTTTGATGGCAAGCCGGTTCGTATTGCAGATGTCGTTATCGCTGCACAGCATGACGAAGAAATCGGTCATCAGGACCTTTATGATGCAATCAAGAAAGAAGTTGTTCTGGCAACTCTGCCGGCAGAAATGATTGATGATAAGACCAAAATATACATCAATACCACCGGACGTTTTGTTATCGGCGGCCCAATGGGTGACTGCGGACTGACCGGACGTAAAATCATTCAGGATACATACGGTGGAATGGGTAACCACGGTGGTGGTGCTTTCTCCGGTAAGGACCCGTCCAAAGTTGACCGCTCCGGTGCCTACATGACCCGCTACATTGCAAAAAATATTGTTGCAGCCGGTCTTGCTGAACGCGCTGAAGTTCAGGTTGCATACGCGATCGGTGTTGCTGAACCTGTTTCAGTTCTGGCAACTTCACACGGCACTGGACAGGTTGATGATGAAACCCTGACCAAAGCTGTTAAAGAAGTATTCGATATGCGTCCCTGGTACATTTCTGAAAGACTTGATCTTAGACGCCCCATCTACAAGCCTTCCGCATGTTACGGCCATTTCGGACGCAACAACCCGGACTTTACATGGGAAAAGACAGATGCTGTAGACGATCTCAGAACCGCCTGCAAAATCTAA
- a CDS encoding ArnT family glycosyltransferase encodes MRNDSASGIWNILERHPWITLFIIMAVQSMFALDYRALWFSDEVRHADVYHQMINAGHWIVLHLNGVPYPDKPPVYFWFLYLLDSIVPIGEPGLFFLGSAISALIFLFSTVALAKTLGFNRKTTFASGMVLVTNIFFVGIAHYSRMDLMFSSMIIWANICFFKSFETENNRKWIISAFIIMGVATLTKGPLGLIFPLLTSFVYLIWKGRISALKNKAFLKGLLILIAILLVWIIGAVITDGTAFIHNIFYKQIYERAVSSFHHEEPWQYYFIALPLAWLPWTMAIFSVPLHRLLSIGHWYDILKSRKNSATNGRDWAWIMLISGFILLSCLSIKVLIYIMPLFAPLSILTARGLMEDENGKTGINSRRIWVCVGCIYLLLAVAAPFAEIFLPFKTHIKGLGFTTLILGVGGVLMLRCRNKGVRTGLLIMALTMTVWIQPLAKITLPSMDNLMSPKQTGEIIREYHEKGYYPLAHKMYSGIFSYYAGTNIKEISDYQKIDDILNNKEKVILVMQKKYYDRWKDKPAGIKVIHEQFISDRPYVLIVKE; translated from the coding sequence ATGCGCAATGATTCTGCTTCCGGGATATGGAATATTCTGGAACGCCATCCGTGGATAACTCTATTTATAATTATGGCCGTCCAATCCATGTTCGCACTGGATTACCGCGCCTTGTGGTTTTCTGATGAAGTAAGACATGCCGATGTCTACCATCAGATGATAAATGCCGGGCACTGGATTGTCCTGCATCTCAACGGAGTTCCATACCCTGATAAACCACCAGTATATTTCTGGTTCTTATATCTGCTTGATTCAATAGTACCGATAGGCGAGCCGGGACTCTTTTTTCTGGGATCGGCTATCTCCGCTCTGATTTTCCTGTTCTCCACAGTAGCTCTTGCCAAAACACTTGGATTTAACCGGAAAACAACATTCGCAAGCGGGATGGTTCTCGTCACAAATATCTTTTTTGTCGGGATAGCCCATTATTCCAGAATGGATCTCATGTTTTCCAGCATGATTATCTGGGCTAATATCTGCTTTTTTAAAAGCTTTGAAACCGAGAACAACCGTAAATGGATAATCAGCGCCTTCATCATCATGGGTGTGGCAACGCTTACCAAAGGACCACTGGGACTGATATTTCCTCTCCTCACTTCCTTTGTGTACCTGATCTGGAAAGGCCGGATAAGCGCTTTAAAAAACAAAGCTTTTCTAAAAGGCCTGCTGATTCTTATAGCAATTTTGCTTGTCTGGATAATCGGGGCCGTTATAACTGACGGTACAGCCTTCATTCATAACATTTTCTATAAGCAGATTTACGAACGTGCTGTAAGCTCATTCCACCATGAAGAACCGTGGCAGTATTATTTTATCGCCCTGCCACTGGCATGGCTGCCCTGGACCATGGCAATATTCTCAGTGCCGCTGCACAGACTTCTGAGCATAGGACACTGGTATGATATACTGAAATCACGTAAAAATTCCGCAACAAACGGACGTGACTGGGCATGGATCATGCTGATCAGCGGTTTCATCCTGCTCAGCTGCCTCAGCATCAAAGTTCTTATCTACATAATGCCTCTTTTCGCGCCTCTTTCAATACTGACTGCCCGGGGATTGATGGAAGATGAAAACGGTAAAACAGGAATAAACAGCAGACGAATCTGGGTCTGCGTGGGTTGTATATACTTACTGCTCGCCGTAGCAGCACCCTTTGCAGAAATATTCCTGCCTTTCAAAACCCATATCAAAGGTCTCGGATTCACAACCCTTATTCTCGGTGTCGGCGGAGTCTTAATGCTGCGCTGCAGAAACAAAGGGGTCAGAACCGGTCTTCTTATTATGGCCCTGACAATGACCGTCTGGATTCAACCACTGGCCAAAATAACTCTGCCATCAATGGATAACCTGATGAGCCCCAAACAGACTGGAGAAATCATCAGGGAATACCACGAAAAAGGATACTATCCACTGGCTCACAAAATGTATTCCGGCATCTTTTCATATTACGCCGGAACAAATATCAAAGAAATAAGTGACTATCAGAAAATAGACGATATCCTTAACAATAAAGAAAAAGTAATTCTGGTTATGCAGAAAAAATATTATGACAGATGGAAGGACAAACCTGCCGGAATAAAGGTCATCCATGAACAGTTTATATCCGACAGACCATACGTTCTTATTGTCAAAGAATAG
- a CDS encoding response regulator, protein MTDIKKILFIDDEVDQLKSMRVLLHRKRKEWETHFISDGNEALELLNKEKFDMVVTDLRMPEVTGYEVLSQIKKIQPGAIRFVLSGYSDPNQILRAAKDAHQFLSKPCSPEHLTESIERSLKLQKIILNENVAHAIASLDELPTLPELYIQLEKELKCEDASVNRIGELIGSDPAMTASIMKIVNSSFFGIYSKVSSPVKAVTLLGLNTIKGLVLGVHLFGRVEDVHKDFSIQLLGEHCQFTALLAREIVNMEEGGREMAEQAFLAGFLHDLGKLILFAAFPEKYEKVLNLLNHEQISTCDAESQIMGFSHAEVGAYLLALWGFDVPVVEAVYSHHDPSRLMSFEFSPGVAVHIANSFEHELRTKHQDYNPHLLAAQWLEEGEYAIKLPRMLEKCAAKIDQDSE, encoded by the coding sequence ATGACTGACATAAAAAAGATTCTCTTTATTGATGATGAAGTTGACCAGTTGAAATCAATGCGTGTTCTGCTGCACAGGAAGAGAAAGGAATGGGAAACTCATTTTATTTCAGATGGAAATGAAGCCTTAGAGCTTCTCAACAAAGAAAAATTCGATATGGTTGTAACCGACCTGCGAATGCCTGAAGTTACCGGATATGAAGTCCTGTCCCAGATAAAAAAAATTCAGCCCGGTGCTATTCGTTTTGTCCTCTCAGGATACTCCGACCCCAACCAGATATTAAGAGCGGCTAAAGATGCTCACCAGTTTTTAAGCAAACCATGCTCACCGGAACATCTCACAGAATCAATTGAACGAAGTCTTAAATTACAAAAAATTATTTTAAATGAAAATGTTGCGCATGCAATAGCCTCGCTTGACGAGCTTCCTACTCTGCCGGAACTATACATTCAGCTTGAAAAAGAATTGAAGTGTGAAGATGCCTCGGTAAACAGAATCGGAGAGCTGATCGGCAGCGACCCGGCAATGACCGCAAGCATCATGAAAATAGTTAACTCATCTTTTTTCGGTATATACAGTAAAGTTTCGTCTCCGGTAAAAGCGGTGACTCTCCTTGGGCTGAACACCATCAAAGGTCTGGTTCTTGGGGTTCATCTCTTCGGCAGGGTTGAAGATGTTCACAAGGATTTTTCAATTCAACTGCTTGGTGAGCACTGCCAGTTCACAGCTCTGCTGGCGCGGGAAATAGTAAATATGGAAGAAGGCGGACGAGAAATGGCTGAACAGGCTTTTCTCGCCGGATTCCTGCATGATCTGGGTAAACTCATCCTGTTTGCGGCATTCCCGGAAAAATATGAAAAAGTTCTGAACTTATTAAATCACGAACAGATTTCCACCTGTGACGCTGAATCACAGATTATGGGCTTCAGCCATGCTGAAGTTGGAGCCTATCTTCTGGCATTATGGGGATTTGATGTTCCGGTTGTTGAAGCTGTGTACAGCCACCATGATCCATCCCGGCTCATGAGCTTTGAATTCTCACCCGGAGTCGCTGTGCATATTGCAAACTCTTTTGAGCATGAACTGAGAACCAAGCACCAAGATTACAATCCCCACCTACTGGCCGCCCAATGGCTGGAAGAGGGAGAATATGCGATAAAACTACCGCGTATGCTTGAAAAATGCGCCGCAAAAATTGATCAGGACTCGGAATAG